tattttaaaatttaagttaaaattttcatttttaaaatttttgcatttttattcttatttaattttgtcAGACTTCTGTACTCTCTTATCAAACCTTTTTCATCCTAGTTTTCTATCCCTGGTTTTCGGCGCACTCTAGTGGCCGTGTCCTTAagtctctccctttctctcttcTTTGGCTGCCAGAGCGCActcttgttcccccccccccccctcctttagaCCCATGCTGGTTACAAGCAACCTAGCGCGAGATTTGCGATTCGAAGTTAAACTTAGTTCGACTGCGCCTCCATAGAGCGCGCGGCGCTCGACGGCTATCGAGGTTTTTACCAAGCAACAGACCTTTGTTTTACcttgcctcggacgtcttcggcCCGTTCGGCTCTGagccatatcccccccccccccccttttttggtCTCCCGGGTCCCAGCATCCTTTTTTTAGACGATCTAGCCGCCATGATGGAATTAATTCGCGGGCGTTTGGGCTGACTACATCGGCGTCTCTGTCGAGCTGCACCTCGACTAATACATCGCGTGTAGATCTGCCTTCTACTGCGCTATAGGATGTAATCGTCTCGgccgagggaatttttccctaaaccTTTCTTTATCTTCTGTTAGTCAGCCAACCCGAATAGCtacgttttagtatttttttttaaatttattttctttgtgcTTCCGCGACATCTCCGCGTCGCGCGTCCTAACTGGCGATCGCGCAACATGAGTGGAATCATCTGTCATCACCCTGCTTCGGTGAGTCTTTTGCTTTCAATATTTCCCCCAATTCGCTCCTTTTTAGCGGGTGTTTGCCCTATTGATGGTCTGTCTGCGACCTGGTCTAATCTCTGTCGATATTGGACCTTGTTGCAGGCAGGGTGCAAGAGATACCCACCGATTGAAGAAACACCCCCGTCATCCGAGAGTCACCCCTCCACAACTGGTCGTGATTGAAAGTAAATTGAGTGAACCCCATcaaaatttattctgctcttcCCGCCGAATTTTACCTGGTCGTGAGCTCTGAAcgacaaaatttaataaattttggtgtGCCAGTGGACAGAGGAGAAGTTTTTGTTAACGatgtaaagttatatcttcagtaattgTGACTCAAGAAGAATCAACCCTTATCGGACATggtgatattgtaattttttttgcataagattcaaaaccaaggcaatatattctaactatttttgtaaacatttcactatggctaGAACCTTGTTAAATTTTCGCTAGATTCGCGATTCGGACTCGCTAgcactataaattgtgttcatgttttcttcattaatgattgctaagatgtaaagatgctaatttgttgatCGATTGTTAATCTGCCTTGATCTTTTCTGGTTTAATCTATTTAAAGAAAGGTTATGCACTACATAAAAgactattaatataaataaacaaggaagcctatagatcacatgtcttattttgttgttttaaattaattgagtacctctctctctctctctctctctctctctctctctctctctatatatatatatatatatatatatatatatatatatatatatatatatatatacacacacataccgATCCACTAACTCCCAAATGGATTGTGTGCAGGGAgtttctaaattgttttgtttcccgcctcgtgccacctctggtgatgttcgaattttatttcaattttgtagcttgttgctcagctgtttcctaggacttttaagaggtgttataacactaaaaatcaagggcacgaggggcgttacaagtcttaggtttagtttcatgtctaggcctcatagcaatcggttgttgaacatctgtttttgtgcttgtacgctcacgagtctccgacctaaaccgaggagtcgaaaatGTCTGCTGggagttcaacagtaggcacaaggacttcacatttacattttttcgAATGCTGTCGTAAACTGTCAATACTTGTAAatcaaacatggcactcatcgcagcgaatgcacacaccgaacacgcaTTGTACACACAATATACACTCAATGACCATGCAATGTACATACAATggccacgcaatgtacacaccaaacacgtaatgtacacacTGAAAACGCAATGTACCCtgaccacgcaatgtacgcacaaaaCATGAAATGCACACCCcaaacatgcaatgaacacgcaatatACACACTAGACATGCAATGTATACACACTGGAAACGCTATGTACACGCAATGGCCACgaaatgtacacgcaatgacgtTACAACCACGCAATATACACAACAAACACGCATTTAACGAAGTAGGTAGTcacacatttggacgaaaattcgacaaaaaggaatCACATATAACGAAAAAGATgtacattttcacaaacattcaagggagcgttcaagtattatgtaacgaatttggggaggagggggggtcttgtaaaacgttacgatgcgttacaggggagggaggggggtttgacctacgcgttacgtcacattagtttttttttttttaacccttcagaacggtcgcgtagagacagattctttcacacattttttaaaactttgtttctcaaaatttcaaatgtaatgataacttattttttttttaccttcacaaaattgtttctgcttgctttacaggattagtgaataatgtttttttaactcaAACCGTAAagcctatatatataatatatcaacagctgtgatagtttttctcgtcactccagtaaagtagttaaaacaaaaaataccgctattcggatggcttcgttatacttcggttgtcaacgtagactccaatcgccatattagaaattatataggtattgatattcaaattacactgttttctatgtgtgacatttgctctcatcacaacagtaatgttgtggtacgaaagacgattggtctgaaaggttaataaaaaaactagtgaattaaaatctcccaaattggcaacccttttcgtttatttttttcgggggattcccgattgaattgttcgtatttttttctcccaagatggcaacccttttagtttatgtgctccaagcactcgaccgactgtatgaaaattgacaactacgatgtttcggcggaatatagaaaccctgaagatagcttgcaggatccagcagaaccttatatggcgtggtatagcgctcacgtccatgaatcgcaatatttcttgcaagttattaaatgcgcggatgaatcctgctgttcccgcttgaggagtgcattaaaatctgtctttccagaaactttcctgccgccatcctgcccaatccttcaaaccacaaacaagctcgtggtacctagtcagatagacaaaggatcatgaaagttttcgccacttcttgtgaggttgtctgttgatctgtcgcctcctctagaaaggtttaagcagatgccttacgatttattttgcccatcagtacaatccaacctaaagaaccgagtatgttcaacctgtgggatttattttacatcccacaagagtgtgaaaatgcacaatcgttacatgcataGCAAGACTGACCAATaccttcgtgaaagtcgagtacggccacagcgactttctgcaagaagggcaaatgagcttctctgcattgtgcgtcgctgtgaaacatcgtctaaggatgccgattggctcgacgaagacgaagttgatgcaagcgggttaacaattctggaaccctcttcgtctgctctccggatgccagtaatgaaagaatctgagtggctggcaaacccatggacagaggagcagtaaaactccaatttaattttttttttacaatctacttattttaattatggctaattttattttaaatgtttttcgttttcgttcgatcgtattcttaaatattttgacaaatatattttatttcagttagttttatgtttgtaattgcattgcgaaaggtaaaaataattattagaaataaaatttgttatttgattttaatagctttattagtaacacgctaaaataggagaatgcatgagaagaacaatggcggataaagcaaaaagtgagtaaggacagagccaagtcaggaaaacgacgtaattaaatgtatgattgctaaatgtatgattgagtagtaaacatttattaggacaaaaaaaacattagaaagctcttgcttttaaaaacaagacatttcaaatgttaataaataacattaacgcgattaaaacaataacaaaggtattttagtgacttattccggtacgttacgccacataattgtgacttttaggtaaaaatggtcacttggggttacgtaacttttactaggggggaggggggggttacagaaaaacgttacggcgcgttacatgggggggagggggggggggtcaaaaatatcaaaaaattgcgttacgtaatacttgaacgctccccaactcagtaggatgcgatcgtcaattttaCGTTAGAATATAATGCCTCCAAATTCATTCTCAACAATCactgactccaacagtcttttggctccaacagtcattgacttcAACAGTCATTGACTTCATCTGTCTTtagctccatcagtcttttggctccaacagttattGGCTCCAAAACGTCTAAGGCCTAGCTACTTTTTAGctactagactaggaggctaAGAAACTAcaagactacaggactacaagacttcGAATTTATGTGCATAAGACTTTGTGATGCTGGCACtcttgtcatgtccaccagtttggcctcggctgttaTGATAGCGCAAGcaccaagtgcgccacccatcctacataatctatggggaggaaagttagttcgccaccctcccctagatggcagacaaaggagaatgtaaattaaggaaactttgtcaacctgcccagcataattcaggacaaatatgtaaatacccagtgttgtaacaagaagcctttcaattatacaagtgaatgtaaatattattgtaattctacTATGGATGCACAGGAATGGTACAGGTGTGCCCACCCTGATAAATATGTACatgcattgtatatttactctggctgagctaagccaggcagaaagctcttcccagtaatttctgggtaGATGGAGTgcgctggtttcccttcaaaggcatagaattgttcaggggaatttttgcAAGCTATTTGAAGCAAATCAGTGCACTTTCGGCTTTATACTAACTGATTTCCTTTCAGCGATTTTAGCGAGCTGCCGAGACTTGCTGCTGCAAGTTCCTGAGTCGAtcaccaggagtgctcttgtcgTAGATCTAGCTCTTAGCACCTAGATcctcttcttgtgagtgctgtgtgCTACCGAATCGTAGCCTATAGGGGAGGTCGAGGGGGGGATCTGGAATGGATCCCCACCCGACGACGCCGAACCTGGGCGGAGACGATCTCGGTCCGAGGCCTTCGGCCGAAGCCACCATGTTGACCGACCGACCAACGCCGACGAACCCTTATGGACGACCAGCGAAAGCAACTGCATCTTCGCAACCATCGACGACGAAGCTGACCGCGCCTGGTGTGGCGGCCTCTTccgcgtcggggggggggggggggggctctgccttcgccctcggcaccggcgggggtccgcccccagagcgccaacatcaaggtcagcgactcgaaacacctcgccggcatcgacctgtccactattccgactgctacctcgtctcctactctgtccgtctacaccactaccaccaccactgccTCTATCACCTCGCCCATCGTGACTGCCGCTCCCTCCTTACCCGTTCTCGTCGTTGACGCGCCTGTGGACCCCATGGACACCGCCGCTCCAGCTACTTCAGACGACGACTTTGGGTTCGTGAAGCCTCGGAAGACCACCAAGCGGCCTCTCCGCGACGTGCTCTCTTCGGATGACGCCGTCCCAGTGGAAAACCGCTACGGATCCTTATCCTCCTTGCCTGACTCTGACATCGACGACGCCGCATCATCTGCTCCTCCTCTCACCGCCAAGCCTCGTCGTACCCAGCACCCGAAGAGACATAAGACTGTTGCCGCGCCGCCCCAGCCTCAACCTTCTACATCTGTCTCCCCTCCGCAACCTCAGCCATCCACGTCTCAGCGGCCGGCCACCTCTGCTCCGTCTGCACCTAAGCCGCCTCGCATGCCACCCATTGGCATTCGCTCCTCGCCGACCGCTCAACCCTTCCTCCACATCAAACACTTGCAGTCCTTGCTCACCGGTCCACTCACCGCCACCTCCATTAACGATCGTACGTCTTTCTACACTGCTAATCCTCACGACCATCAGTTCCTCTACGACCACCTCAAGAGACATGGCTACCAGCCCTACACCCACCTGCGTCCCGACGAGCGCACCGACCGTGTTGTGGTCAAGCGCCTGCCCTCctccaccaccgcggacgaggtcaAGGAGGCTCTCCTGGACCTCGGCCTCCCGGTGGGCACCGTCTTGCCGCTCCGCACCTCCGCCGACTCAACAACCCGGCCCTTCCTCGTCTGCACCAACGGACTAGGGGAGGCGACGCGGTTCCTCAAACTGAAGACGCTAGGCTGCTGGGTGGTGACCGTAGAGCGCTACCGGGGCTCTGGGAGGGTACCCCAGTGCTATCGGTGCCAGTCCACCGGACATCCATCGACACGCTGCGAGCGGGACCCCAGGTGTTTCAAATGCGCTGGGCACCACTGGTCGCGAGACTGCACCTCTACGACTAAAAAGTGTGTCAATTGCGACGGGCCGCACTTTGCTACCTCGACGGACTGCCGTGTCATACAGGCATACATCCGACGACACCCGCCGCGACCTGCTGACCCGACGATGACGACCGACGCTCCGCGCCCGTCTGCTCCGCTCCCTTCTGACGTTCGGACTTTCCCGGCCCTGCGGACTCCTGCTTGGCAGGGCCACGACCCGCCTTCCTCCTCTTCCCGGGCACCACCTCTTGCTCACCTCCCCTCATCCTCTTCACAGAGGCCACCCGCCACGTCATCCACTTCCACTCGCCCCGCCGATGCCGACTCAGACGACACTTCGCTGACATCCATGTTGAGGGAACTCATCACGCTCATCCGCCACTACCTGCCACTCATCCGCCAGGTCCTGACAGCGCTTTCCCGTGCCCAGACCCCATCGGAGAAATttgaggtgctcctccaagccctcctcaatttctttgatgaatcacgccccaccccttagtatccttatctggaacaccttctcccttcctcccaaactccacgatcttctccaccttctccgggtgcattctcccgatgtcgtgttcctcgcagaaacctggctcgacccccccacacccctccatattccggggtacgccgttcaccgcgccgatcgtgatggtcggggcggaggagtggcgttactcgtccgcgctaccttgtcccaccatcgtcgtctcgttccgtcttcccccgcggccgaggctgtcgccgtgcgtttgcacggttttccgtactccctgactttggtctccctctatctcccgccccaattccccttccctaccgacgacattgtggccctcggacggctcgacgcccacgtcgtgctggccggggactacaatgcgacccatcctttttggggctgcgctgccgcgaaccggcggggcagctccctccgtcaattcctccggcgtactcacctttctcttcacgcaccacccacaccgaccttctatccggcccagcgccatcgccgccccagtgtcatcgacctcgctctctcatcaccccttcccgtcatttctcaccttcgcaccatcaccgccggtacttccgaccacttgcctgtcctcggctcgctccacttctttcctcacaccaaccctcacctcccccggtacgacttcatccacgccgactggtatggcttccaggattcactctccgctgctctggacctcacgcttcccttcgccactcctgctcaactcgacgaccgagtcctctacttttccgacgccatctcaacggccgcttcttctcacattccgctcgcgcctccgcgccctctcatcgtccccttcccgccgtatctccgtgacgccgtgtccttgcgcaaccgcttccgtggTCGCTGGCAGGCGAGCCGCTCCCCGCTGCATCGCAGAGTTTACCTGGTGCTCCGGGGGTGGTGCCGCCGGTTGATCGCGGGGTGGAGGGCCCGACTGGAGGCGCGGCGCCTCGGCTCCCTCACCGCTACCTCTGGCTCTCTGTGGTCTTACGTCCGTCGCCTTCGTTCCGTCCCCACCTCCatccctcccctcactcttcctgtcggggtggcggagacggcttcggagcggaccgaggcggtcgccgcctacctcgccaccaccttcgcctccgccccccaccccaccttgtcgtcggagtcctcggacgatgatgatgctccttcccccttgtcccgtcacgtcactctccccctcctccctgatgTCCTGCCCTTCCCGCTTGCCACGCCTTCTGAAGTCACCTCTCTGCTCTCCCATCTCAAGTTTCGTTCGGCCCCCGGCTCCGACTCCATTCCCGCCCCCGTTCTGCGCCATCTTCCCCGTAAAGCCACTGTTTTTCTCACTCGCATCATTAACGCCATGTTCATCCTCTGCCATTTTCCGTCTCCTTGGAAACTCGCCATCGTCTCGCCCATCCCCAAGCCCGGCAAGCCTTCATCCTTACCTTCCTCCTACCGTCCTATCTCTCTTCTCCCCATCCTCTCCAAGATCGCAGAGAGAGTCATCCACCGGCGCCTTCTTCTTCAAGTCAACACCCTTCACCtgctcccccatcaccagttcggtttccgcccccgtcattccaccacccacgccattgctcgtgtggaactcctggtggtgcaggggttcgccaggcggcaacacacgggcatggtgctcttggacctggcccgtgcattcgactccgttccgcattcccaactcatctctcgcctctccgccatcggtcttccgccgcacctggtccgtctcctctgctcgttcctggggggtcgctccttccgggttcgagtagaggggacgctttccgcaccccggcccattctcgccggcgtcccccagggcgccattctctcgcctctcctgttcgccctccacatttccgacttgcagcccccgcctgggacctacctggtgcagtacgccgacgatacctgtctcctcgcctcctccgtctccaagcggctgctcggcgaccgccttgcccgcggactcacctcactcaacgcccagttccttgcgcacggcattggcttgaatcactccaaatcacgctctatcattttctcccgtcttcatcctcaccaggaccgccccccccgcatctccaccgtagtcgtcccttggtcgcccaccctccgctatctcggggtcaccctcgatcgttcgttcacttttcttccacacctggaatccgtccgcaccaagtcccgcgccatcttggcccagctggccaccgtactcaggccgtcctctgccgttccgctcccagttcgcctcaccgcatatcgctcatatgtcgtctcacatttcatctacgcctgcccggtctgggttcactcatctcgttccaaccttcgacctgtcacgtgctcatattttcttggtgcccgccttctcctcggcctccctcgcgccacgctccgccagacactgttggacaggacgggacttccgcacctccaccacctgctctgtcagacgaccgacactttcctccgtcgttgccgacgtagcgacaatccgtacattcggcagctggcggagccgccgcccgacgcaccgcacccacgacgtccgcttttcagttacgatcacttacttaacgaaggacagccggacgacgtaggcgcggccggtggaccagacagatgaccctggggcctccacgccgactggtagcactgtgggaaccccatcctcctcggcgccgccatgatgatcttctctccgctgttccgcgccggcccatccacggcgcggcaccatccgagccctgaggaccccccagcagccgtgaagaactcgcccatcaataagtagctgagcatcaaggacgacctcgtcggggaagctctgctttgttgttgaataaagactattgtcaccttgcaggccttgtgcccatgtaccaatcttttattgtaccttgtgcccttttttattaaatgatggattttttggtgggtgactcccttcagtgggagtcccctttgtgaaaaaaaaaaaaaaaaaaaaaaacttgaacagTATTATTTAGATAGCGACCtccctggaggaccgctcctactACTacttcctctggtaggcagcgacctttCTGAAGGACTGTTCCTACTCCTatctcctctggtaggcagcgacctctctgggggaccgctcctacctctccctgctcttgggcagcgaccccttcTCGGGGACCGCTtctgctcctcccctctgcccctccATGCCAAAAAGGGCCGGCCGCAAGCGCTCTCGCCAGCAGGGACGACCCCGGAAGGAGACATCGGAGGAGCTGCTGAAGCCGTACCAGCTGGGCTACTTCACTGGGCCGGCGGAACCCAGCCCTACCTACCATCCCGAATCCCTTGGACAATACTCCCCTGTTCCCTACTCCCCAGGGCACTCGCCCTCTGCTCAATTCCTGTTCCCTCATCCCCCTACCCCAGTCTCACCCACCGgctctcccgctcctcccctcatcTCCATCGAAGTTCCTCCTCCCCCCGACCGCCGCCCCCTGAAGCCTTATACGGCCGGTGACAGCCCTCGGGACCCGCGGCCGCAGCCCATCTCGGCCAGACTTGCTGCACGGCTgcaagagctcttcggcccagacTCCTGATCGCGTCACTCATCGGGTTTTTTTACCCCCACCTGAACCACTCCAGGGTCCCCggcagaagcccgggacaagtcactctctaggaacaaacaccaaaaacaaTGATTTCGGTATCCAAGATTGCAGCCtccagcagaaaagaaaaaacttAATGGTGGTTGTGACAgcattcaaaatggtggcctctagtagacgaaaacaagatggcggacatgttattagatTCAAGATGGTGACAGCAATGAAAATTGCATCATTCGTGGATTGGGATGCTCGATGACAAG
This DNA window, taken from Bacillus rossius redtenbacheri isolate Brsri chromosome 3, Brsri_v3, whole genome shotgun sequence, encodes the following:
- the LOC134531354 gene encoding uncharacterized protein LOC134531354 gives rise to the protein MPKRAGRKRSRQQGRPRKETSEELLKPYQLGYFTGPAEPSPTYHPESLGQYSPVPYSPGHSPSAQFLFPHPPTPVSPTGSPAPPLISIEVPPPPDRRPLKPYTAGDSPRDPRPQPISARLAARLQELFGPDS